Proteins encoded within one genomic window of Brachybacterium sp. P6-10-X1:
- a CDS encoding zinc-binding dehydrogenase gives MTIPRTMTAVRITAHGGTEAMEIAQVPVPTPSAGEALVQVRSVALNNTDLWTREGSYGLPGDPDASAGWRGAIDFPRIQGADVAGVVAAVGRDGDPALIGRRVVIDPAIYDSLRADANPVGLMGSERDGGYAQYVTAPLERLHDVTGSELSDDQLAALPTAYGTALGMIERGQVRADDVVLITGASGGVGLAAVQLVRARGARVLAVSSGSKLADVREAGAHDVIDRGRSVVDQVQDLAPHGIDVVLDVVAGDLVGEGIPLLAEGGRWVIAGALGGHEVSFDVRRLYLHNIQLIGSSMHTPEHFELLMDIARRSEVRPVIADAFPVERAGAAQEELSRRNHVGKIVLHP, from the coding sequence ATGACCATTCCCCGCACGATGACCGCGGTGCGGATCACCGCGCACGGCGGCACCGAGGCGATGGAGATCGCGCAGGTGCCCGTGCCGACGCCGTCGGCCGGCGAAGCACTGGTGCAGGTGCGATCGGTGGCGCTGAACAACACCGACCTGTGGACCCGGGAGGGCTCCTACGGGCTGCCCGGCGACCCGGACGCATCGGCCGGATGGCGAGGTGCGATCGACTTCCCCCGCATCCAGGGAGCCGACGTCGCCGGCGTCGTCGCCGCGGTGGGTCGGGACGGTGATCCGGCGCTGATCGGACGACGCGTCGTGATCGACCCGGCGATCTACGACTCCCTTCGGGCCGACGCGAACCCCGTCGGCCTGATGGGCAGCGAGCGCGACGGCGGCTATGCCCAGTACGTGACAGCCCCGCTCGAGCGTCTCCACGACGTGACCGGCTCCGAGCTGTCCGACGACCAGCTGGCAGCGCTGCCGACGGCCTACGGCACCGCGCTGGGCATGATCGAACGCGGACAGGTGCGAGCCGACGACGTCGTGCTCATCACCGGCGCCTCCGGCGGGGTCGGCCTGGCCGCGGTCCAGCTCGTCCGCGCCCGCGGTGCGAGGGTCCTGGCCGTCAGCAGCGGGTCGAAGCTGGCGGACGTCCGTGAGGCGGGGGCGCACGACGTCATCGACCGCGGGCGGAGCGTCGTCGACCAGGTGCAGGATCTCGCACCGCACGGGATCGACGTGGTCCTGGACGTCGTCGCCGGAGATCTCGTCGGCGAGGGGATCCCCCTGCTGGCCGAGGGCGGCCGATGGGTCATCGCCGGCGCCCTGGGCGGGCACGAGGTCTCGTTCGACGTCCGGCGCCTCTATCTGCACAACATCCAGCTGATCGGCTCCAGCATGCACACGCCCGAGCACTTCGAGCTGCTGATGGACATTGCCCGCCGTTCCGAGGTTCGCCCGGTGATCGCCGACGCCTTCCCGGTGGAGCGTGCTGGAGCTGCTCAGGAGGAACTGAGCAGGAGGAATCACGTCGGCAAGATCGTCCTGCACCCGTAG
- a CDS encoding TetR/AcrR family transcriptional regulator, which translates to MSAVAPARDRLLEAADELFYAHGVTATGIDAITARAGVARKSLYNNFASKDALVTAYLEDRHGQWLTRLGVRREEATTSRERVLAVFDAYIDHAESEHLEGFRGCGLLNAAAELPVGSLGRETVRRHKEQVEDLLCEPLAETRSEVDARVLAEHLSYLLEGAVSRAGLESSAERLHRARRIAEALLAPQ; encoded by the coding sequence ATGAGCGCTGTCGCCCCGGCCCGGGACCGGCTGCTGGAGGCCGCGGACGAGCTGTTCTACGCCCACGGCGTCACCGCCACGGGCATCGATGCGATCACCGCCCGCGCCGGGGTCGCCCGCAAGAGCCTGTACAACAACTTCGCCTCGAAGGACGCCCTCGTCACCGCCTACCTCGAGGACCGTCACGGTCAGTGGCTCACCCGGCTCGGCGTCCGACGGGAGGAGGCCACGACCTCTCGCGAGCGCGTGCTCGCCGTGTTCGATGCCTACATCGACCATGCCGAGTCCGAGCACCTGGAGGGCTTCCGCGGCTGCGGGCTGCTGAACGCCGCCGCGGAGCTGCCCGTCGGCTCTCTCGGGCGCGAGACCGTGCGCCGTCACAAGGAGCAGGTGGAGGACCTGCTGTGCGAGCCGCTCGCCGAGACGCGGAGCGAGGTGGACGCACGCGTGCTCGCCGAGCACCTGTCGTATCTGCTGGAAGGTGCCGTCTCCCGGGCCGGCCTGGAGAGCAGCGCGGAGCGTCTGCACCGCGCCCGTCGGATCGCGGAGGCGCTGCTGGCCCCGCAGTGA
- a CDS encoding GntR family transcriptional regulator, giving the protein MESLDLPWLDASSRRPLAERIAAAVARRIAEGDIDPGELLTEVDVAAEQGASRTPVREAMLKLSTWGLVRLVPKKGALVTSPTARERRELLSVRSMLEGHAVARVVDDEELRTSLLEALETTLAAQADSVDRPAEFAVHDHAFHLRIIRHQGNSVVDEIIASLAPRLYRLSHLAVTAPSADLTALHREHVELTQAVRGQDVAAFRELIEHHLTSGHEHYEVMP; this is encoded by the coding sequence GTGGAATCCCTGGACCTGCCCTGGCTCGACGCCTCCTCCCGTCGGCCGCTCGCCGAGCGCATCGCCGCCGCCGTCGCCCGCCGCATCGCCGAGGGGGACATCGATCCCGGCGAGCTGCTCACCGAGGTCGACGTGGCCGCCGAGCAGGGAGCGAGCCGCACTCCGGTCCGCGAGGCGATGCTGAAGCTCTCGACGTGGGGGCTGGTGCGCCTGGTGCCGAAGAAGGGCGCGCTAGTCACGAGCCCCACCGCCCGGGAGCGCCGTGAGCTGCTGTCGGTGCGCTCCATGCTGGAGGGTCATGCGGTGGCCCGCGTCGTCGATGACGAGGAGCTGCGCACGAGCCTGCTCGAGGCGCTGGAGACGACCCTGGCCGCGCAGGCCGACAGCGTCGACCGCCCCGCGGAGTTCGCCGTGCACGACCACGCCTTCCATCTGCGGATCATCCGCCATCAGGGCAACAGCGTCGTCGACGAGATCATCGCCTCGCTCGCCCCGCGGCTGTACCGGCTCAGCCATCTCGCGGTCACCGCCCCGTCGGCCGATCTGACGGCCCTGCACCGCGAGCACGTCGAGCTGACGCAGGCCGTGCGCGGACAGGACGTCGCGGCATTCCGCGAGCTCATCGAGCATCACCTGACCTCCGGTCACGAGCACTACGAGGTCATGCCGTGA
- a CDS encoding MFS transporter, translated as MSRRPVPAWLRVAPTGFVLAWGGNHFTPLLHVYESLGGYAPWQANLLLGMYVVGLVPGMLLAAALSDRHGRRPLAIAGLISAAIASLLLAVGMESFLVLCFGRVLAGVGVGVGMSVGSSWIKELSSAPHDVAATATAGARRSSLTLTLGFAIGAGVTGSLAQWGPLPGQLPYAAHLLLCLLAAVALVTAPESLPRELRARGSLRDDLRVPSAGHPIFVRLVLPAAPWVFAAAGVAYAILPSTVEAHLGDSATIYATGLTVLTLGVGALAQGTVGLLNRLTRGRALLVGMSGMTVGMILAAVASSLGSPVVAAAVAALLGASYGVCVVSGLIIAQSLATPRDLAGITGVYYSLSYLGFLLPTILAALTPVLSYTGGLTIVAVICALCLSTVGIGLRRPPRSAASVEIDAADDVPAEEPSAAADLTLSR; from the coding sequence GTGAGCCGCCGTCCCGTGCCCGCCTGGCTGCGGGTGGCCCCGACCGGATTCGTGCTCGCCTGGGGCGGCAACCACTTCACGCCGCTGCTGCACGTGTACGAGAGCCTCGGCGGCTACGCACCGTGGCAGGCGAACCTGCTGCTGGGCATGTACGTGGTCGGGCTCGTCCCCGGCATGCTGCTCGCCGCGGCGCTCTCGGACCGGCACGGCCGCCGGCCTCTGGCGATCGCGGGACTGATCAGTGCGGCGATCGCGAGCTTGCTGCTGGCGGTCGGGATGGAGAGCTTCCTGGTGCTGTGCTTCGGCCGGGTCCTGGCGGGGGTCGGGGTGGGCGTCGGGATGTCCGTCGGCTCCAGCTGGATCAAGGAGCTCTCGAGCGCTCCGCACGACGTCGCCGCGACGGCGACCGCCGGGGCCCGGCGGTCCTCGCTGACCCTCACCCTCGGCTTCGCGATCGGTGCCGGCGTGACGGGCTCCCTCGCCCAGTGGGGGCCGCTGCCGGGGCAGCTGCCCTACGCCGCTCATCTGCTGCTGTGCCTGCTCGCTGCGGTCGCCTTGGTCACCGCGCCGGAGAGCCTGCCGCGCGAGCTGAGGGCCCGCGGCTCCCTGCGCGATGACCTGCGCGTCCCGTCGGCCGGCCACCCGATCTTCGTGCGCCTCGTGCTGCCGGCCGCCCCCTGGGTGTTCGCCGCCGCGGGCGTCGCCTACGCGATCCTGCCCAGCACCGTCGAGGCGCACCTCGGGGACTCGGCGACGATCTACGCGACCGGCCTGACCGTGCTCACCCTCGGCGTCGGCGCCCTCGCGCAGGGCACCGTCGGGCTGCTGAACCGCCTCACCCGTGGCCGCGCGCTGCTGGTGGGCATGAGCGGGATGACCGTCGGGATGATCCTGGCCGCCGTCGCGAGCAGCCTGGGCAGCCCCGTGGTCGCCGCCGCCGTGGCCGCCCTCCTCGGCGCGTCCTACGGGGTGTGCGTGGTCTCCGGGCTGATCATCGCTCAGTCGCTGGCGACCCCGCGGGATCTGGCCGGGATCACGGGCGTGTACTACTCGCTGTCCTACCTCGGGTTCCTGCTCCCCACGATCCTCGCCGCCCTCACCCCGGTGCTGTCGTACACCGGCGGGCTCACGATCGTCGCCGTGATCTGCGCGCTCTGCCTGAGCACGGTCGGCATCGGACTGCGCCGCCCGCCCCGATCGGCGGCATCGGTCGAGATCGACGCGGCCGACGACGTCCCCGCGGAGGAGCCCTCGGCGGCCGCGGATCTCACCCTCAGCCGCTGA